One genomic region from Erythrobacter mangrovi encodes:
- a CDS encoding glutathione S-transferase family protein: protein MKLIIGNKNYSSWSLRGWLAAKQSGLHFEEIVVPLFGENWEADKQSGQIRPSSGKVPLLWDGDAVVWDSLAILDYLADKVGRDRFWPKDEAARGMARSMVAEMHSSFQALRGECPMNVRKRFDGFEPSEACTADILRILGLWAEARSRFGSGGPFLFGTFGAADVFFAPVVSRFISYQIPVPGFAVAYMQALWEHEWMQAWIAASEDEEWVIEQYETVG, encoded by the coding sequence ATGAAGCTGATCATCGGCAACAAGAACTATTCGAGCTGGTCACTGCGCGGCTGGCTGGCGGCCAAGCAGTCGGGCCTCCACTTCGAGGAAATCGTGGTGCCGCTGTTCGGGGAGAATTGGGAAGCCGACAAGCAGAGCGGGCAGATCCGCCCCTCTTCGGGCAAGGTCCCGCTGCTGTGGGATGGCGATGCAGTGGTGTGGGACAGCCTCGCCATCCTTGACTATCTCGCCGACAAGGTCGGGCGGGACCGCTTCTGGCCCAAGGACGAGGCTGCGCGGGGCATGGCCCGATCGATGGTTGCCGAAATGCACTCATCCTTCCAGGCCCTGCGCGGCGAATGCCCGATGAACGTGCGCAAGCGCTTCGACGGGTTCGAGCCGAGCGAGGCCTGCACCGCCGATATCCTGCGCATCCTTGGCCTATGGGCTGAAGCACGCAGCCGCTTCGGCAGTGGCGGGCCGTTCCTGTTCGGCACCTTCGGCGCGGCGGATGTGTTCTTTGCTCCGGTGGTCAGCCGCTTCATCAGCTACCAGATACCGGTCCCGGGATTTGCCGTGGCCTATATGCAGGCGCTGTGGGAGCACGAATGGATGCAGGCGTGGATCGCTGCCTCGGAGGACGAGGAATGGGTGATCGAGCAGTATGAGACCGTCGGCTGA
- a CDS encoding LysR substrate-binding domain-containing protein: protein MPALQAFERAAARSSFADAARDLGRTPSAVSHAIKDMETRLGVTLFERVGRTVRVTQAGAAYLEVVEAALSSLRAATQRIARSEERNVIRISALPFFTSAVLLPNLPRFEAAHPHYDLRIETTNAYADVLNGEVDIALRFGEERSENLICKPLISVCGQPVASPSYLRSAPPIREPSDLQQHTLIHVRSNVQAWDEWYRAMGGDRLGSTRNLSFDSILGALDAATKGLGIALGMYPLIGAHSGYGEDLVPVLGPAVAWSTRYNFICQRTALESRKIQATLKWLEDSLAAFV, encoded by the coding sequence ATGCCCGCACTGCAAGCGTTCGAGCGAGCTGCGGCACGGTCCTCCTTTGCCGATGCGGCGCGCGATCTCGGTCGGACGCCCTCGGCGGTTTCACACGCGATCAAGGACATGGAGACCCGCCTTGGGGTCACATTATTTGAACGCGTGGGACGAACAGTCCGCGTCACCCAGGCCGGAGCAGCCTATCTTGAAGTGGTGGAGGCCGCGCTCTCGAGCCTCAGGGCGGCGACCCAGCGGATCGCCCGGAGCGAGGAGCGCAATGTGATCCGGATCAGCGCGCTGCCGTTCTTTACCAGCGCCGTATTGCTCCCCAACCTGCCGCGGTTCGAGGCGGCGCATCCGCACTATGACCTGCGCATCGAGACCACCAACGCCTATGCCGATGTGTTGAATGGCGAGGTCGACATCGCGCTTCGTTTCGGTGAGGAGCGTAGCGAGAATCTGATCTGCAAACCGCTGATCTCGGTCTGCGGCCAGCCCGTTGCATCGCCCAGCTACCTGCGTTCCGCTCCGCCGATTAGAGAGCCCTCGGACTTGCAGCAGCACACCCTGATCCATGTCCGATCCAATGTGCAGGCCTGGGATGAATGGTATCGCGCAATGGGTGGCGATCGGCTTGGCTCGACCAGGAATCTAAGCTTCGATTCGATCCTGGGAGCCCTGGACGCAGCGACGAAAGGGCTCGGTATCGCACTCGGCATGTACCCGCTGATCGGCGCTCACAGTGGATATGGCGAGGATCTGGTTCCTGTACTGGGGCCGGCCGTGGCGTGGTCCACACGATACAACTTCATCTGCCAGCGAACAGCTTTGGAGAGCCGCAAGATCCAGGCGACGCTGAAGTGGTTGGAGGATTCGCTCGCAGCCTTCGTCTAG
- a CDS encoding cupin domain-containing protein — translation MPKLDLDAIPRTNATGYPAPFDAEVQGRWYRRLAPVAGLTQMGASHVLLEPGAYSSQRHWHRLEDELLVMLEGEAVLIEDEGETVVRPGDVLAWAAGVENGHRLHNRSSKPCVFVAISAGDKDRDSGEYPDIDMVFDPDGYAHKDGTRYPTSRIP, via the coding sequence ATGCCCAAGCTCGATCTCGACGCCATCCCCCGCACCAATGCCACCGGCTACCCCGCCCCCTTCGACGCCGAGGTCCAGGGGCGCTGGTACCGTCGACTCGCCCCGGTGGCAGGCCTCACCCAGATGGGCGCGAGCCACGTCCTGCTCGAACCCGGTGCCTATTCTTCGCAGCGCCACTGGCATCGGCTCGAGGATGAACTGCTGGTCATGCTCGAAGGCGAGGCCGTACTGATCGAGGACGAAGGTGAAACCGTGGTCCGCCCGGGTGACGTGCTGGCCTGGGCCGCTGGTGTCGAAAACGGTCACCGCCTCCACAACCGCTCAAGCAAACCGTGTGTCTTCGTCGCCATCAGCGCCGGCGACAAGGATCGGGATTCAGGCGAATATCCCGATATCGACATGGTCTTCGACCCCGATGGCTATGCCCACAAGGACGGCACACGCTACCCAACCAGCCGGATACCATGA
- a CDS encoding VOC family protein, which translates to MSLRPFHLAFPVDDLAAARAFYRGAMGCAEGRSSDEWIDFDFYGHQIVAHLAPGKAGDRANNHVDGHGVPVPHFGIVLRMEDWQELADRLRAAGVEFAIEPTIRFKGQPGEQATMFFRDPSGNALEMKAFASDDMLFAT; encoded by the coding sequence ATGAGCCTGCGCCCGTTCCACCTCGCCTTTCCCGTTGACGACCTCGCCGCCGCGCGCGCCTTCTATCGCGGGGCGATGGGCTGTGCCGAAGGACGCAGTTCGGACGAGTGGATCGATTTCGATTTCTACGGCCACCAGATCGTGGCGCATCTCGCCCCGGGCAAGGCGGGCGACCGGGCGAACAACCATGTCGATGGCCACGGTGTCCCCGTGCCCCACTTCGGCATCGTGCTGCGGATGGAGGACTGGCAGGAGCTGGCGGATCGCCTGCGCGCTGCCGGGGTGGAATTCGCAATCGAGCCGACGATCCGCTTCAAGGGCCAGCCCGGCGAACAGGCAACGATGTTCTTCCGCGATCCCAGCGGCAATGCGCTGGAGATGAAGGCCTTCGCCAGCGACGACATGCTGTTTGCCACATAG